Proteins from a single region of Streptomyces sp. Tu 3180:
- a CDS encoding DUF6458 family protein, whose amino-acid sequence MGLGGCIILIAVGAILTFATDWDMQGVNLDLVGVIFMIVGLIGVATFSSIARRRRVVVPPATPVVDDTTRPHHRDGYSDGYGV is encoded by the coding sequence ATGGGCCTCGGCGGATGCATCATCCTCATCGCCGTGGGAGCAATCCTCACGTTCGCGACCGACTGGGACATGCAGGGTGTCAACCTTGACCTGGTCGGCGTCATCTTCATGATCGTCGGTCTGATCGGCGTCGCGACGTTCAGCAGCATCGCCCGGCGCAGGCGGGTCGTCGTACCGCCCGCCACACCGGTCGTCGACGACACCACCCGTCCGCACCACCGCGACGGCTACAGCGACGGCTACGGGGTCTGA
- a CDS encoding M18 family aminopeptidase, with the protein MSAPSRFDRGHTDDLMSFLAASPTPYHAVANAAERLDRAGFRQVAETDAWDGTSGGRYVLRGGAIVAWYVPEGAEPHTPFRIVGAHTDSPNLRVKPRPDSGAHGWRQVAVEIYGGPLLNSWLDRDLGLAGRLTLRDGSTRLVDVARPLLRVPQLAIHLDRSVNSDGLKLDKQRHLQPVWGMGDDVRDGDLIAFLEETAGIPAGEVTGWDLMVHSVEPPAYLGRDKELVAGPRMDNLLSVHAGTAALAAVATDPAGLSCIPVLAAFDHEENGSQSDTGADGPLLGTVLERSVFARGGSYEDRARAFAGTVCLSSDTGHAVHPNYAERHDPTHHPRVDGGPLLKVNVNNRYATDGSGRAVFAAACEKADVPFQTFVSNNSMPCGTTIGPITAARHGIRTVDIGVAILSMHSARELCGAKDPFLLANALAAFLDG; encoded by the coding sequence ATGAGCGCACCCTCCCGCTTCGACCGCGGCCACACCGACGACCTGATGTCCTTCCTGGCGGCGAGCCCCACGCCGTACCACGCGGTGGCGAACGCCGCCGAACGGCTGGACAGGGCCGGTTTCCGGCAGGTCGCCGAGACGGACGCCTGGGACGGGACCAGCGGCGGCAGGTACGTCCTGCGCGGCGGCGCGATCGTGGCCTGGTACGTCCCCGAGGGCGCCGAGCCGCACACCCCCTTCCGCATCGTCGGCGCGCACACCGACTCCCCGAACCTGCGGGTCAAGCCCCGCCCCGACAGCGGGGCGCACGGCTGGCGCCAGGTGGCGGTGGAGATCTACGGCGGTCCGCTGCTCAACTCCTGGCTCGACCGCGACCTGGGCCTGGCCGGCCGGCTGACCCTGCGCGACGGCTCCACCCGTCTGGTCGACGTCGCCCGGCCCCTGCTGCGGGTCCCCCAGCTCGCCATCCACCTGGACCGCTCGGTGAACTCCGACGGCCTCAAGCTCGACAAGCAGCGGCACCTCCAGCCCGTCTGGGGCATGGGCGACGACGTCCGCGACGGCGACCTCATCGCCTTCCTGGAGGAGACCGCGGGCATCCCGGCGGGCGAGGTCACCGGCTGGGACCTGATGGTGCACTCCGTGGAGCCGCCGGCCTACCTGGGCCGCGACAAGGAGCTGGTGGCCGGCCCGCGCATGGACAACCTGCTGTCCGTGCACGCGGGGACGGCCGCGCTGGCGGCGGTCGCCACCGACCCGGCCGGACTGTCGTGCATCCCCGTCCTCGCCGCCTTCGACCACGAGGAGAACGGCTCCCAGTCCGACACCGGTGCCGACGGCCCGCTGCTCGGCACCGTGCTGGAGCGCTCGGTGTTCGCGCGCGGCGGGTCGTACGAGGACCGGGCGCGCGCCTTCGCCGGCACCGTCTGCCTCTCCTCCGACACCGGTCACGCCGTCCACCCCAACTACGCGGAGCGGCACGACCCGACGCACCACCCGCGCGTCGACGGCGGCCCCCTCCTCAAGGTCAACGTCAACAACCGCTACGCGACGGACGGTTCGGGCCGGGCCGTGTTCGCGGCGGCCTGCGAGAAGGCGGACGTCCCCTTCCAGACGTTCGTGTCCAACAACTCCATGCCGTGCGGCACCACCATCGGCCCGATCACCGCGGCCCGGCACGGCATCCGGACGGTCGACATCGGCGTGGCCATCCTGTCGATGCACAGCGCGCGCGAACTGTGCGGCGCGAAGGACCCGTTCCTGCTGGCGAACGCCCTCGCGGCGTTCCTCGACGGTTAG
- a CDS encoding acyl-CoA dehydrogenase, with amino-acid sequence MGHYKSNLRDIEFNLFEVLGRDKLYGTGPFEEMDVDTAKSILEELTRLSENELAESFADADRNPPVFDPETNTAPVPASFKKSYQAFMDSEYWRLGLPEAIGGTTAPPSLIWAYAELVLGANPAVWMYSSGPAFAGILHDEGNEVQKGIARIAVEKQWGSTMVLTEPDAGSDVGAGRTKAVQQEDGSWHIEGVKRFITSGEHDMSENILHYVLARPEGAGPGTKGLSLFLVPKYLFDFETGELGERNGVYATNVEHKMGLKASNTCEMTFGDKHPAKGWLIGDKHDGIRQMFRIIEFARMMVGTKAISTLSTGYLNALEYAKERVQGPDLANFMDKTAPKVTITHHPDVRRSLMTQKAYAEGMRALVLHTASVQDAIAVKEAAGEDASAEHALNDLLLPIVKGYGSEKGYEQLAQSLQTFGGSGFLQEYPIEQYIRDSKIDTLYEGTTAIQGQDFFFRKIVRNQGAALNSLAEDIKKFLALGTGGEELAGAREHLAKAAVELEAIVGLMLTDLAATEQDVKNIYKVGLNTTRLLMASGDVIVGYLLLRGAAVAAEKLQTASGKDRAFYTGKIAAAKFFAANVLPGVTLARKVAEGVELDLMELDEAAF; translated from the coding sequence ATGGGGCACTACAAGTCGAATCTCCGCGACATCGAGTTCAACCTCTTCGAAGTACTCGGGCGCGACAAGCTGTACGGCACGGGCCCGTTCGAGGAGATGGACGTCGACACCGCGAAGAGCATCCTGGAGGAGCTGACCCGCCTCTCGGAGAACGAGCTGGCCGAGTCCTTCGCCGACGCCGACCGCAACCCGCCGGTCTTCGACCCGGAGACCAACACCGCACCGGTCCCCGCGTCCTTCAAGAAGAGCTACCAGGCCTTCATGGACTCCGAGTACTGGCGCCTCGGCCTGCCCGAGGCGATCGGCGGCACCACCGCTCCCCCGTCGCTGATCTGGGCCTACGCCGAGCTCGTCCTGGGCGCCAACCCGGCCGTGTGGATGTACTCCTCCGGCCCGGCCTTCGCCGGGATCCTCCACGACGAGGGCAACGAGGTCCAGAAGGGGATCGCCCGGATCGCCGTCGAGAAGCAGTGGGGCTCCACCATGGTCCTCACCGAGCCGGACGCCGGCTCGGACGTGGGCGCCGGCCGCACCAAGGCCGTGCAGCAGGAGGACGGCTCCTGGCACATCGAGGGCGTGAAGCGCTTCATCACCTCCGGTGAGCACGACATGTCGGAGAACATCCTCCACTACGTGCTGGCCCGCCCCGAGGGCGCCGGCCCCGGCACCAAGGGCCTGTCCCTCTTCCTCGTCCCGAAGTACCTCTTCGACTTCGAGACCGGCGAGCTGGGCGAGCGCAACGGCGTCTACGCCACGAACGTCGAGCACAAGATGGGCCTGAAGGCCTCCAACACCTGCGAGATGACGTTCGGCGACAAGCACCCCGCCAAGGGCTGGCTGATCGGCGACAAGCACGACGGCATCCGCCAGATGTTCCGCATCATCGAGTTCGCCCGCATGATGGTCGGCACGAAGGCGATCTCCACGCTGTCGACGGGCTACCTGAACGCGCTGGAGTACGCCAAGGAGCGCGTCCAGGGCCCGGACCTGGCCAACTTCATGGACAAGACCGCGCCCAAGGTCACCATCACCCACCACCCCGACGTGCGCCGCTCGCTGATGACGCAGAAGGCGTACGCGGAGGGCATGCGCGCCCTCGTCCTGCACACCGCCTCCGTCCAGGACGCGATCGCGGTCAAGGAGGCCGCGGGCGAGGACGCCTCCGCCGAGCACGCGCTGAACGACCTGCTCCTGCCGATCGTCAAGGGCTACGGCTCCGAGAAGGGCTACGAGCAGCTCGCCCAGTCGCTGCAGACCTTCGGCGGCTCCGGCTTCCTGCAGGAGTACCCGATCGAGCAGTACATCCGCGACTCCAAGATCGACACCCTGTACGAGGGCACCACGGCCATCCAGGGCCAGGACTTCTTCTTCCGGAAGATCGTCCGCAACCAGGGCGCGGCCCTGAACTCGCTCGCCGAGGACATCAAGAAGTTCCTCGCCCTCGGCACCGGCGGCGAGGAGCTGGCCGGCGCCCGCGAGCACCTGGCCAAGGCCGCCGTCGAGCTGGAGGCCATCGTCGGCCTGATGCTCACCGACCTGGCCGCCACCGAGCAGGACGTCAAGAACATCTACAAGGTGGGCCTGAACACCACCCGCCTGCTGATGGCCTCCGGTGACGTGATCGTCGGTTACCTGCTCCTGCGGGGCGCGGCGGTCGCCGCCGAGAAGCTCCAGACGGCCTCCGGCAAGGACCGGGCCTTCTACACCGGCAAGATCGCCGCGGCGAAGTTCTTCGCGGCCAACGTCCTGCCCGGTGTCACCCTGGCCCGCAAGGTGGCCGAGGGCGTCGAGCTCGACCTGATGGAGCTGGACGAGGCGGCCTTCTAG
- a CDS encoding SseB family protein: MYGYDQNVGAQQGYVPPQQQMQGGYGQQAPLYPEPSPPSLADAVRAFTTGQMAAEDFQQVFATSKVYCPRGDNPGFLALHNTQQPVIPMFTSLKELRRYAGKESKYFVITGAEVIDLLPTGYGFVLDMEGEHRMVFDAKAVEQMVEFAMRRMYG, translated from the coding sequence ATGTACGGCTACGACCAGAACGTTGGGGCACAGCAGGGTTACGTCCCGCCGCAGCAGCAGATGCAGGGCGGGTACGGGCAGCAGGCGCCGCTGTACCCGGAGCCGTCCCCGCCCTCGCTCGCGGACGCGGTGCGCGCGTTCACCACGGGTCAGATGGCCGCCGAGGACTTCCAGCAGGTCTTCGCCACGTCCAAGGTGTACTGCCCGCGCGGCGACAACCCCGGGTTCCTCGCCCTGCACAACACCCAGCAGCCGGTGATCCCGATGTTCACCTCGCTCAAGGAGCTGCGGCGGTACGCGGGCAAGGAGTCCAAGTACTTCGTGATCACCGGCGCCGAGGTGATCGACCTGCTGCCGACCGGCTACGGCTTCGTGCTCGACATGGAGGGCGAGCACCGCATGGTGTTCGACGCGAAGGCCGTGGAGCAGATGGTCGAGTTCGCGATGCGCCGGATGTACGGCTAG
- a CDS encoding pirin family protein, translating into MPAVTVENTLTLPRVTAPTDAVARPVLAVTTAPSGFEGEGFPVRRAFAGINYRHLDPFIMMDQMGEVDYAPGEPKGTPWHPHRGFETVTYIIDGAFDHQDSHGGGGSITNGDTQWMTAGSGLLHIEAPPEQLVLSGGLFHGLQLWVNLPAKDKMMAPRYQDIRGGSVQLLTSPDGGALLRVIAGELDGHQGPGITHTPITMIHATLAPGAEVTLPWREDFNGLAYVLAGRGTVGTERRPVHLGQTAVFGAGSSLTVRADERQDSHTPDLEVVLLGGQPIREPMAHYGPFVMNTREELQQAFEDFQKGRLGTIPAVHGMSEGGL; encoded by the coding sequence ATGCCCGCAGTGACCGTCGAGAACACGTTGACGCTGCCCCGCGTGACCGCGCCGACCGATGCCGTGGCACGTCCCGTGCTCGCCGTCACGACCGCGCCGAGCGGTTTCGAGGGCGAGGGCTTCCCGGTGCGCCGGGCGTTCGCCGGGATCAACTACCGCCATCTCGACCCGTTCATCATGATGGACCAGATGGGTGAGGTGGACTACGCGCCCGGCGAGCCCAAGGGCACCCCCTGGCACCCCCACCGCGGCTTCGAGACCGTCACCTACATCATCGACGGGGCCTTCGACCACCAGGACTCCCACGGCGGCGGCGGGAGCATCACCAACGGCGACACCCAGTGGATGACGGCCGGTTCCGGCCTGCTGCACATCGAGGCGCCGCCGGAGCAGCTCGTCCTGTCCGGCGGGCTCTTCCACGGCCTCCAGCTGTGGGTGAACCTCCCGGCCAAGGACAAGATGATGGCGCCGCGCTACCAGGACATCCGCGGCGGCAGCGTCCAGCTGCTCACCTCCCCCGACGGCGGCGCGCTGCTGCGGGTCATCGCCGGCGAGCTGGACGGCCACCAGGGCCCCGGCATCACGCACACGCCGATCACGATGATCCACGCCACGCTCGCTCCGGGCGCGGAGGTCACGCTCCCCTGGCGCGAGGACTTCAACGGCCTGGCCTACGTCCTGGCCGGACGCGGCACGGTCGGCACCGAGCGCCGTCCGGTCCACCTCGGCCAGACCGCCGTCTTCGGCGCCGGTTCCTCGCTGACCGTCCGCGCGGACGAGAGGCAGGACTCCCACACGCCGGACCTCGAGGTCGTGCTGCTGGGCGGGCAGCCGATCCGGGAGCCGATGGCCCACTACGGTCCGTTCGTGATGAACACCCGCGAGGAGCTCCAGCAGGCGTTCGAGGACTTCCAGAAGGGCCGGCTCGGGACGATCCCGGCGGTGCACGGGATGTCCGAGGGCGGCCTGTAG
- a CDS encoding SpoIIE family protein phosphatase, with product MHIAEPLPSLEDVLAVLDTGLWHWDTAAGMVTVDAVAAELLGLPAERTTLTEAQVRARLHPVDWNEITGVVQLAVAEGTLAEVRIRIMDDQNRIVRVVRSRSKPVFDRARKAYVLTGILQEVTEPAPGTPAGRRAVTGDWRRSREAFLLDAGRALAEARSTQEVLRVAANLSMPGFSPDGLAVFGVEGDRLTIIGHHGQEPGDEGPFTYMPLDTDYPAAEVVRTGRAVYISSPEQYRLRYPLTWPLAQRFGRRSWAFLPLTVAGRPMGAWMAGFAYPVAFTPDERSVLTTVARMLAQALSRAGTAETERALTDGLQRSMLPNLGPQRIPGMNVAARYVPTGGGLQVGGDWYDVIPLPSERFALVIGDVQGHDVRAAGLMGQLRIALRAYASEGHRPDAVLSRASRFLHGLGGADPAELRFATCLYIEVDPVTGVLEVARAGHPEPMIRMPDATVLTRPTAGGLPLGIDPDADYPTTRLILESGETLLACTDGLIETGGHDTDTGRQRLRGILEGHRGTLEELADALVQGVHGPSSHHTTGPLADRREDDIAMLLLCRQGEGCGCGAETDTVRPLVRRTMLTVAQAEPERVAVARQQLRELLHDWSSPDQVDSAVLLLSEMLTNVLVHTDTDALLLAEVTGGGSRRRMRIEVTDAGDDLPHKRRPGELASSGRGLVLIELLAHAWGVDPRGEGKSIWFELYETDETGPDGARPDGAGPG from the coding sequence ATGCACATCGCTGAGCCCTTGCCCTCCCTGGAGGACGTCCTCGCCGTTCTCGACACCGGTCTGTGGCACTGGGACACCGCGGCCGGGATGGTCACGGTCGACGCCGTGGCGGCGGAGCTGCTCGGACTGCCCGCCGAACGAACCACCCTCACGGAGGCCCAGGTCCGGGCCCGTCTGCACCCCGTCGACTGGAACGAGATCACCGGGGTCGTCCAGCTCGCCGTCGCCGAGGGCACCCTCGCCGAGGTGCGGATCCGGATCATGGACGACCAGAACCGGATCGTCCGGGTGGTGCGCAGCCGCTCCAAGCCCGTCTTCGACCGCGCCCGCAAGGCCTACGTGCTGACCGGCATCCTTCAGGAGGTCACCGAGCCCGCCCCGGGGACGCCCGCCGGACGCCGTGCGGTCACCGGCGACTGGCGGCGGTCGCGGGAGGCGTTCCTGCTGGACGCGGGCCGGGCACTGGCCGAGGCGCGGTCGACGCAGGAGGTGCTGCGGGTCGCCGCCAATCTGTCGATGCCGGGTTTCTCCCCGGACGGGCTGGCCGTCTTCGGCGTGGAGGGCGACCGGCTCACGATCATCGGCCACCACGGGCAGGAGCCCGGCGACGAGGGCCCCTTCACCTACATGCCGCTGGACACGGACTATCCGGCCGCCGAGGTGGTACGGACGGGCCGCGCGGTCTACATCTCCTCCCCGGAGCAGTACCGGCTGCGCTACCCGCTCACCTGGCCGCTCGCCCAGCGCTTCGGCCGCCGGTCCTGGGCGTTCCTGCCGCTGACCGTGGCCGGGCGCCCGATGGGCGCGTGGATGGCGGGCTTCGCCTACCCGGTGGCCTTCACCCCCGACGAGCGCTCCGTGCTGACCACCGTGGCCCGCATGCTGGCCCAGGCGCTGTCCCGGGCGGGCACGGCCGAGACCGAGCGGGCGCTGACCGACGGGCTGCAGCGCTCGATGCTGCCCAACCTCGGTCCGCAGCGCATCCCGGGCATGAACGTCGCCGCCCGCTACGTCCCCACCGGCGGCGGGCTCCAGGTCGGCGGCGACTGGTACGACGTGATCCCGCTGCCGAGCGAGCGGTTCGCGCTGGTCATCGGGGACGTCCAGGGCCATGACGTACGGGCGGCCGGGCTGATGGGCCAGCTGCGGATAGCCCTGCGGGCGTACGCGTCCGAGGGGCACCGCCCCGACGCCGTGCTCTCCCGCGCCTCCCGCTTCCTGCACGGACTCGGCGGGGCGGACCCCGCCGAGCTGCGCTTCGCCACCTGTCTGTACATCGAGGTCGACCCCGTGACCGGGGTCCTGGAGGTCGCCCGCGCCGGGCACCCGGAACCGATGATCCGCATGCCCGACGCGACGGTGCTGACCCGGCCGACGGCGGGCGGACTGCCGCTGGGCATCGACCCGGACGCCGACTACCCCACCACCCGGCTGATCCTGGAATCCGGCGAGACCCTGCTGGCCTGCACGGACGGTCTGATCGAGACCGGCGGCCACGACACGGACACCGGCCGGCAGCGGCTGCGCGGCATCCTCGAAGGGCACCGGGGCACCCTGGAGGAATTGGCCGACGCCCTGGTGCAGGGGGTGCACGGCCCCTCCTCGCACCACACCACCGGCCCGCTGGCCGACCGCCGCGAGGACGACATCGCCATGCTGCTGCTGTGCCGGCAGGGCGAGGGGTGCGGCTGCGGCGCGGAGACCGACACGGTACGTCCGCTGGTGCGCCGCACGATGCTGACGGTGGCACAGGCCGAGCCCGAACGGGTCGCGGTGGCCCGGCAGCAACTGCGCGAGCTGCTGCACGACTGGTCGTCGCCGGACCAGGTGGACTCGGCGGTGCTGCTGCTGTCGGAGATGCTCACCAACGTCCTCGTGCACACCGACACCGACGCCCTGCTGCTGGCCGAGGTCACCGGCGGGGGGAGCCGCCGCCGGATGCGCATCGAGGTCACCGACGCCGGTGACGACCTCCCGCACAAGCGCAGACCGGGTGAGCTGGCGTCCTCCGGCCGCGGCCTGGTCCTGATCGAGCTCCTGGCCCACGCCTGGGGGGTCGATCCCCGCGGCGAGGGCAAGAGCATCTGGTTCGAGCTGTACGAGACGGACGAGACCGGACCCGACGGCGCCCGGCCCGACGGCGCCGGGCCCGGCTGA
- the aspS gene encoding aspartate--tRNA ligase — protein sequence MHRYRSHTCGELRASDVGTDVRLSGWLHNRRDLGGILFIDLRDHYGITQLVARPGTEAYEALDKLSKETVVRVDGKVVSRGAENVNPELPTGEVEVEVGTVEVLGAAAPLPFTINTEDGVNEERRLEYRFLDLRRERMHRNIMLRTQVISAIRQKMTALGFNEMTTPILSATSPEGARDFVVPSRLNPGKFYALPQAPQQFKQLLMISGFDRYFQIAPCFRDEDARADRSPGEFYQLDVEMSFVEQEDVFQPIEKLMTELFEEFGNGRHVTSPFPRIPFREAMLKYGSDKPDLRAKLELVDITDVFEGSEFKAFAGKHVRALPVPDVSGQPRKFFDQLGDFAVSQGAKGLAWVRVGEDGSLTGPIAKFLTEENVAELTKRLSLAPGHAVFFGAGEFDEVSKIMGAVRVEAAKRAGQFEENVFRFCWIVDFPMYEKDEETGTIDFSHNPFSMPQGGLEALQTQDPLDILGWQYDIVCNGVELSSGAIRNHEPEIMLKAFEIAGYDRETVEEKFAGMLRAFRFGAPPHGGIAPGVDRIVMLLADEPNIRETIAFPLNGNAQDLMMGAPTELDEARLKELHLTVRKPQPK from the coding sequence ATGCATCGGTACAGGTCCCACACCTGCGGCGAGCTCCGCGCCTCTGACGTCGGCACCGACGTCCGGCTGAGTGGCTGGCTGCACAATCGGCGCGACCTGGGCGGCATCCTCTTCATCGATCTGCGCGACCACTACGGCATCACGCAGCTCGTGGCCCGCCCGGGCACGGAGGCGTACGAGGCGCTGGACAAGCTGTCCAAGGAGACGGTGGTCCGCGTCGACGGCAAGGTCGTCTCGCGTGGCGCGGAGAACGTCAACCCCGAGCTGCCGACCGGTGAGGTCGAGGTCGAGGTCGGCACGGTGGAGGTGCTGGGCGCCGCCGCCCCGCTCCCCTTCACGATCAACACCGAGGACGGTGTCAACGAGGAGCGGCGCCTGGAGTACCGCTTCCTGGATCTGCGCCGCGAGCGCATGCACCGCAACATCATGCTGCGTACGCAGGTCATCTCGGCGATCCGCCAGAAGATGACGGCGCTGGGCTTCAACGAGATGACGACGCCGATCCTGAGCGCCACCTCCCCCGAGGGCGCCCGCGACTTCGTGGTCCCCTCGCGCCTCAACCCGGGCAAGTTCTACGCGCTGCCGCAGGCGCCGCAGCAGTTCAAGCAGCTGCTGATGATCTCCGGCTTCGACCGCTACTTCCAGATCGCGCCCTGCTTCCGTGACGAGGACGCCCGCGCGGACCGTTCGCCGGGCGAGTTCTACCAGCTCGACGTGGAGATGTCCTTCGTCGAGCAGGAGGACGTCTTCCAGCCGATCGAGAAGCTGATGACCGAGCTGTTCGAGGAGTTCGGCAACGGCCGTCACGTGACGTCCCCGTTCCCGCGGATCCCGTTCCGCGAGGCGATGCTGAAGTACGGCTCCGACAAGCCGGACCTGCGCGCCAAGCTGGAGCTCGTCGACATCACCGACGTCTTCGAGGGCTCGGAGTTCAAGGCGTTCGCCGGCAAGCACGTGCGCGCGCTTCCGGTGCCGGACGTCTCCGGCCAGCCCCGCAAGTTCTTCGACCAGCTCGGCGACTTCGCGGTCTCCCAGGGCGCGAAGGGCCTGGCATGGGTGCGGGTCGGCGAGGACGGCTCGCTGACCGGCCCGATCGCGAAGTTCCTGACGGAGGAGAACGTCGCGGAACTGACCAAGCGGCTCTCCCTGGCCCCCGGGCACGCGGTGTTCTTCGGCGCGGGCGAGTTCGACGAGGTCTCGAAGATCATGGGCGCGGTGCGGGTGGAGGCCGCCAAGCGGGCCGGGCAGTTCGAGGAGAACGTCTTCCGCTTCTGCTGGATCGTCGACTTCCCGATGTACGAGAAGGACGAGGAGACCGGCACGATCGACTTCTCGCACAACCCCTTCTCGATGCCGCAGGGCGGCCTGGAGGCTCTGCAGACCCAGGACCCGCTGGACATCCTGGGCTGGCAGTACGACATCGTCTGCAACGGTGTCGAGCTGTCCTCCGGCGCCATCCGGAACCACGAGCCGGAGATCATGCTCAAGGCCTTCGAGATCGCGGGCTACGACCGCGAGACGGTCGAGGAGAAGTTCGCCGGCATGCTCCGCGCGTTCCGCTTCGGCGCCCCGCCGCACGGCGGCATCGCGCCCGGCGTCGACCGCATCGTCATGCTGCTCGCCGACGAGCCGAACATCCGCGAGACCATCGCCTTCCCGCTCAACGGCAATGCCCAGGACCTGATGATGGGCGCGCCGACGGAGCTGGACGAGGCCCGCCTGAAGGAACTCCACCTGACGGTGCGCAAGCCGCAGCCGAAGTAA
- a CDS encoding PH domain-containing protein, with the protein MALFGNAHTVDPAQAQQDYARLLGHGEQVHAAFLLIRDTILFTDRRLILVDKQGITGKKVEYHSVPYRSITHFAVETAGTFDLDAELKIWISGSPTPLQKTFTKGVDIYEVQAILTQFVAR; encoded by the coding sequence ATGGCACTCTTCGGCAACGCGCACACCGTCGACCCGGCGCAGGCGCAGCAGGACTACGCCCGTCTGCTGGGCCACGGCGAGCAGGTGCACGCCGCGTTCCTGCTGATCCGCGACACCATCCTGTTCACCGACCGCCGCCTGATCCTGGTCGACAAGCAGGGCATCACCGGCAAGAAGGTGGAGTACCACTCCGTCCCGTACCGCAGCATCACCCACTTCGCGGTGGAGACCGCCGGCACCTTCGACCTCGACGCCGAGCTGAAGATCTGGATCTCGGGCTCCCCGACCCCGCTCCAGAAGACCTTCACCAAGGGCGTCGACATCTACGAGGTCCAGGCCATCCTCACCCAGTTCGTGGCGCGCTGA
- the metG gene encoding methionine--tRNA ligase codes for MAATGSEKQGAKAYYVSTPIYYVNDAPHLGHAYTTVAGDVLTRWHRQRGEKVWYLTGTDEHGQKIMRTAEANGVTPQAWADKLVTESWKPLWEHLDIANDDFIRTTQKRHTDRVQEFVQDLYDKGEIYKSSYEGPYCVGCEEYKLPGELLDGEGEYAGQKLCPIHKKPVEILSEENYFFKLSEYGDKLLAHYEANPGFIQPESARNEVVNFVRQGLQDLSISRSTFDWGVPVPWDDKHVIYVWVDALLNYATAVGYNENPEKFGATFPADVHLVGKDILRFHAIIWPAMLMAQGLPLPGKIAANGWLMVGGEKMSKSNLTGIKPQDLTSHFGVDAYRWYFLRAIAFGQDGSFSWEDFSARYTSELANDYGNLASRVAAMVGKYFGGELPASTADGEAEKAIHDGLAKAVAEADRKIGDELDFQGGILAVFDFVKQVNGYITEQEPWKVAKDTSDEGRARLATILYTAAESLRAVAVLLNPVMPETSRKLWDSLGAEASLGALADQRVQEAGTWGRLPAGSTVTKGAVLFPRLEEKPTA; via the coding sequence ATGGCGGCCACTGGATCCGAGAAGCAGGGGGCGAAGGCGTACTACGTCTCGACCCCCATCTACTACGTCAACGACGCTCCTCACCTGGGCCACGCCTATACGACCGTCGCAGGCGACGTGCTCACCCGCTGGCACCGTCAGCGCGGCGAGAAGGTGTGGTACCTCACCGGCACGGACGAGCACGGTCAGAAGATCATGCGCACGGCCGAGGCCAACGGGGTCACCCCCCAGGCCTGGGCCGACAAGCTCGTCACCGAGTCCTGGAAGCCCCTCTGGGAGCACCTCGACATCGCGAACGACGACTTCATCCGCACCACGCAGAAGCGGCACACCGACCGCGTCCAGGAGTTCGTCCAGGATCTCTACGACAAGGGCGAGATCTACAAGAGCAGCTACGAGGGCCCGTACTGCGTGGGCTGCGAGGAGTACAAGCTCCCCGGCGAGCTGCTCGACGGCGAGGGCGAGTACGCGGGCCAGAAGCTGTGCCCGATCCACAAGAAGCCGGTGGAGATCCTCAGCGAGGAGAACTACTTCTTCAAGCTGAGCGAGTACGGCGACAAGCTGCTCGCCCACTACGAGGCCAACCCGGGCTTCATCCAGCCCGAGTCCGCGCGCAACGAGGTCGTGAACTTCGTCCGCCAGGGCCTGCAGGACCTCTCCATCTCCCGCTCGACGTTCGACTGGGGCGTGCCGGTCCCGTGGGACGACAAGCACGTGATCTACGTGTGGGTCGACGCGCTGCTGAACTACGCCACGGCGGTCGGCTACAACGAGAACCCGGAGAAGTTCGGGGCGACCTTCCCGGCCGACGTCCACCTGGTCGGCAAGGACATCCTCCGCTTCCACGCGATCATCTGGCCGGCGATGCTGATGGCGCAGGGTCTCCCCCTGCCCGGGAAGATCGCCGCGAACGGCTGGCTGATGGTCGGCGGCGAGAAGATGAGCAAGTCCAACCTGACCGGCATCAAGCCGCAGGACCTGACCTCGCACTTCGGCGTGGACGCGTACCGCTGGTACTTCCTGCGGGCCATCGCCTTCGGCCAGGACGGCTCCTTCTCCTGGGAGGACTTCTCCGCCCGCTACACCAGCGAGCTGGCCAACGACTACGGCAACCTCGCCTCCCGCGTGGCGGCGATGGTCGGCAAGTACTTCGGCGGCGAGCTGCCGGCGTCGACGGCCGACGGCGAGGCCGAGAAGGCGATCCACGACGGCCTGGCGAAGGCGGTCGCGGAGGCGGACCGGAAGATCGGCGACGAGCTGGACTTCCAGGGGGGCATCCTGGCCGTCTTCGACTTCGTCAAGCAGGTCAACGGCTACATCACCGAGCAGGAGCCCTGGAAGGTCGCGAAGGACACGTCCGACGAGGGCCGGGCCCGCCTCGCGACGATCCTCTACACGGCGGCGGAGTCGCTCCGCGCGGTGGCGGTCCTGCTGAACCCGGTCATGCCGGAGACCTCCCGGAAGCTCTGGGACTCCCTCGGGGCGGAGGCCTCCCTCGGCGCCCTCGCGGACCAGAGGGTCCAGGAGGCCGGCACCTGGGGCCGGCTGCCCGCCGGCTCGACGGTCACCAAGGGCGCGGTCCTGTTCCCGCGTCTCGAGGAGAAGCCGACCGCGTAA